In Mauremys mutica isolate MM-2020 ecotype Southern chromosome 16, ASM2049712v1, whole genome shotgun sequence, one DNA window encodes the following:
- the TSSK2 gene encoding testis-specific serine/threonine-protein kinase 2, with product MDDAAVLKKRGYIVGGNLGEGSYAKVKSAYSDRLKFDVAVKIIDRKKAPRDFLERFLPREIEILAKVNHCSVVKTYEIFETSDGKVYIVMELGTKGDLLEYIKSKGALTEDVARKMFRQLSSAIKYCHDLDIVHRDLKCENLLLDKDFNIKLSDFGFSRRLTRDENCKVILSKTFCGSAAYAAPEVLQGIPYQPKIYDIWSLGVILYIMVCGSMPYDDSNIRKMLKIQKEHRVHFPKSKNLTVECKDLIYRMLQPDVARRLHVDEILNHIWMQTPKSRVPSATSLVKEGECSRNLGKLKSEHKQEIEPLEESKPDRPAYKTESKAVPRLEAVPEAEDAVPEEEQAEVNDLTDEMQRTGITNGDD from the coding sequence ATGGATGATGCTGCAGTCCTTAAAAAGAGAGGCTACATCGTGGGGGGGAATTTGGGAGAAGGGTCTTATGCTAAAGTGAAATCTGCCTACTCCGATCGACTGAAATTTGATGTAGCAGTAAAGATCATAGACCGGAAAAAAGCTCCTCGTGACTTCCTGGAAAGATTTCTCCCCAGGGAAATAGAGATTTTAGCAAAAGTGAATCACTGCTCCGTGGTCAAGACCTATGAGATTTTTGAGACATCTGATGGCAAAGTCTACATCGTGATGGAGCTGGGTACAAAAGGAGACTTACTGGAGTACATCAAGAGCAAAGGGGCTTTGACTGAAGATGTAGCTCGCAAGATGTTTCGCCAGCTGTCTTCTGCCATCAAGTACTGCCACGATTTGGATATTGTCCACAGGGACTTGAAATGTGAGAACCTCCTTCTAGACAAAGACTTTAATATCAAACTGTCAGACTTTGGCTTTTCCAGACGACTGACTCGAGATGAAAATTGCAAAGTTATTCTCAGTAAAACCTTCTGTGGTTCTGCTGCGTATGCAGCCCCTGAAGTGTTACAGGGCATTCCCTATCAGCCTAAGATTTATGACATATGGAGTCTGGGTGTCATTTTGTATATAATGGTCTGTGGATCAATGCCATATGACGACTCAAACATTAGAAAAATGCTAAAGATTCAGAAAGAACACAGAGTGCATTTTCCCAAGTCTAAAAACTTGACAGTTGAATGCAAAGATCTTATTTACCGTATGCTGCAGCCGGACGTGGCTCGGAGGTTGCATGTAGATGAGATTTTAAATCATATTTGGATGCAGACTCCAAAATCCAGAGTTCCTTCAGCAACTTCACTTGTAAAAGAGGGAGAGTGTTCTCGGAATCTTGGCAAGTTGAAGTCAGAGCACAAACAGGAAATAGAACCCCTGGAGGAATCTAAGCCAGATAGACCAGCTTACAAAACTGAGTCTAAAGCAGTGCCCAGATTAGAGGCAGTACCAGAAGCAGAGGATGCCGTTCCCGAGGAAGAGCA
- the LOC123350919 gene encoding testis-specific serine/threonine-protein kinase 1-like: protein MDDAAILKKRGYVLGINLGEGSYAKVKSAYSDRLKFNVAVKIINKKKAPRDFLERFLPREIEILAKVNHRAIVKTYEIFETSDSKVYIVMELGVQGDLLEFIKSRGAISEDVARKMFCQLSSAIKYCHDLDVVHRDLKCENLLLDKDFNIKLSDFGFSRRLTRDENGKPILSKTFCGSAAYAAPEVLQGIPYQPKIYDIWSLGVILFIMVCGSMPYDDSNIGKMLKIQKEHRVHFPKSKSLTVECKDLIYRMLQPDVARRLHIEEVFNHVWMQAPKPRVPLATSPVKEGECSRNLRELKSEHRQEIDPLGESKPNRPDYKTEFKAVPRLEAVRETEAAVPKEEQAEVNDLTDQMQRTGIKSGDD from the coding sequence ATGGATGATGCTGCAATCCTTAAAAAGAGAGGCTATGTCTTGGGAATCAATCTGGGAGAAGGGTCATACGCTAAAGTGAAATCTGCCTACTCTGATCGACTGAAATTCAACGTGGCCGTGAAGATAATCAACAAGAAAAAAGCTCCTCGTGACTTCCTGGAAAGATTTCTCCCCAGGGAAATAGAGATTTTGGCCAAAGTGAATCACCGCGCAATTGTCAAGACCTATGAGATTTTTGAGACGTCCGACAGCAAAGTCTACATCGTGATGGAGCTTGGCGTACAAGGAGACTTACTGGAGTTCATCAAGAGCAGAGGCGCCATCTCTGAGGATGTAGCTCGCAAGATGTTTTGCCAGCTGTCTTCTGCCATCAAGTACTGCCACGATTTGGATGTagtccacagggatttgaaatgtGAGAACCTCCTTCTAGACAAAGACTTCAATATCAAACTGTCAGACTTTGGCTTTTCCAGACGACTGACTCGAGATGAAAATGGCAAGCCTATTCTCAGTAAAACTTTCTGTGGTTctgctgcatatgcagccccCGAAGTGTTACAGGGCATTCCCTATCAGCCTAAGATTTATGACATATGGAGTCTGGGTGTCATTCTGTTTATAATGGTCTGTGGATCAATGCCATATGACGACTCAAACATTGGAAAAATGCTAAAGATTCAGAAAGAACACAGAGTGCACTTTCCCAAGTCCAAAAGCTTGACAGTTGAGTGCAAAGATCTTATTTACCGCATGCTGCAGCCGGACGTGGCTCGGAGGTTGCACATAGAGGAAGTTTTTAATCACGTGTGGATGCAGGCTCCAAAACCCAGAGTTCCTTTGGCAACTTCACCTGTAAAAGAAGGAGAGTGTTCTCGGAATCTCAGAGAGTTGAAGTCAGAGCACAGACAGGAAATAGACCCCCTGGGGGAATCGAAGCCAAACAGACCAGATTACAAAACTGAGTTTAAAGCAGTGCCCAGATTGGAAGCAGTACGGGAAACAGAGGCTGCTGTTCCCAAGGAAGAGCAAGCAGAAGTTAATGATCTTACAGATCAAATGCAAAGAACAGGGATCAAAAGTGGTGATGATTAA
- the LOC123350921 gene encoding testis-specific serine/threonine-protein kinase 1-like: protein MDDAAVLKRKGYIMGSNLGESSFAKVKCAYSERLKFHVAVKITDRKNVPPEFLEKFLPRELEILATVSHCSIIKIYEIFETSGKVYIVMELGVRGDLLEFIKRNRGLPEEVARKMFRQLSCAVKYCHDLDVVHRDLKCDNILLDKDMNIKLSDFGFSKRCFQDENGKVILSQTFCGSAAYAAPEVIEGIPYQPKVYDIWSLGVILYVMVSGYMPYDDSNVKRMLRFQKEHRVIFPESLTHECKDLIFRMLQPDVSHRLQIEDVLNHAWVQGKRQKPHTMLE, encoded by the coding sequence ATGGATGATGCTGCAGTCCTTAAGAGGAAAGGTTACATCATGGGGAGCAATTTAGGAGAGAGCTCTTTTGCCAAAGTGAAATGCGCCTACTCTGAGCGCCTGAAATTCCACGTGGCAGTGAAGATTACAGACAGGAAAAATGTTCCTCCTGAGTTCTTGGAAAAATTTCTCCCCAGGGAATTGGAGATATTGGCAACAGTGAGCCACTGTTCTATCATCAAGATCTATGAGATCTTTGAGACATCTGGCAAAGTCTACATAGTCATGGAGCTCGGTGTACGAGGAGACTTACTGGAGTTTATCAAGAGAAACAGAGGTCTGCCTGAAGAAGTAGCACGCAAGATGTTTCGCCAGCTATCTTGTGCCGTCAAATACTGCCATGATTTGGACGTTGTCCACAGGGACCTGAAATGTGACAACATCCTTTTGGATAAAGACATGAACATCAAACTGTCTGACTTTGGCTTTTCCAAACGGTGCTTCCAGGATGAGAATGGGAAAGTGATCCTCAGTCAAACCTTCTGTGGTTCTGCTGCTTATGCTGCTCCTGAAGTGATAGAAGGCATTCCTTATCAGCCCAAAGTTTATGACATATGGAGCCTGGGCGTCATTCTGTATGTGATGGTCAGCGGATACATGCCATACGATGACTCCAACGTTAAGAGAATGCTCCGCTTTCAGAAGGAACACCGAGTGATCTTCCCTGAGTCTTTGACACATGAATGCAAAGATCTTATTTTCCGTATGCTGCAGCCCGATGTGTCTCACCGGCTACAAATCGAAGATGTTTTGAACCATGCTTGGGTGCAGGGGAAGCGCCAGAAGCCACACACCATGCTTGAATAA